A genomic stretch from Podospora pseudoanserina strain CBS 124.78 chromosome 3, whole genome shotgun sequence includes:
- the TSC13 gene encoding Very-long-chain enoyl-CoA reductase (BUSCO:EOG09263FR7; EggNog:ENOG503NXAI; COG:I), producing the protein MAAELSLKLTSRVPKKPIKKLAPSVELPRDATVEDAKKIVARASGFSDFNRIGLFNPADGKILKDRKALIRNEEGVIKAGELVVKDLGPQVAWRTVFVIEYFGPILFHAFIPLIRPYLYSIFPGQFKYISESATPITKVQWLLFALFHIHFLKREYETLFVHKFSANTMPARNIVRNSAFYWIMAGLLCALDIYAPGNLSARDELVPLDYFGLALFTFGEVCNWIVHQHLASLRKPGGTEKGIPNCIGSNLVTSPNYMFEVTAWVGVILISRSWAVVVFICTGIIYMRDWSRGKEKALRKEFGDRYKNKRYTMLPGLI; encoded by the exons atggCAGCCGAACTCTCCCTCAAGCTTACCAGCCGGGTGCCCAAAAAAcccatcaagaagctcgccCCCTCGGTCGAGCTCCCCCGCGACGCCACCGTCGAGGACGCCAAAAAGATTGTCGCCCGCGCCTCTGGCTTCTCCGACTTCAACCGCATCGGTCTCTTCAACCCCGCCGACGGCAAGATCCTCAAGGACCGCAAGGCTCTGATCCGCAatgaggagggtgtcatCAAGGCCGGCGAGTTGGTCGTCAAGGACCTTG GTCCTCAAGTAGCCTGGCGCACCGTCTTCGTAATCGAATACTTCGgccccatcctcttccacgccttcatccccctcatccgtCCCTACCTCTACTCCATCTTCCCCGGCCAGTTCAAGTACATCTCCGAGTCCGCCACGCCCATCACAAAGGTCCAATGgctcctcttcgccctctTCCACATTCACTTCCTCAAGCGCGAGTACGAAACCCTCTTCGTCCACAAGTTCTCCGCCAACACCATGCCCGCCCGCAACATCGTCCGCAACTCGGCCTTTTACTGGATCATGGCCGGCCTCCTCTGCGCTCTCGACATCTACGCCCCTGGCAACCTCTCTGCCCGTGACGAGCTCGTCCCCCTGGACTATTTCGGCTTGGCCTTGTTCACGTTTGGTGAGGTTTGCAACTGGATTGTGCACCAGCACTTGGCTAGCTTGCGCAAGCCAGGTGGAACGGAAAAGGGCATCCCGAATTGTATCGGGAGCAACTTGGTCACGAGCCCGAATTACATGTTTGAGGTTACGGCTTGGGTGGGTGTCATCTTGATCAGCAGGAgctgggcggtggtggtgtttatcTGCACGGGGATTATTTACATGAGGGATTGgtcgagggggaaggagaaggcgttgaggaaggagttCGGGGACCGGTATAAGAACAAGAGGTACACCATGTTGCCTGGCCTTATTTAA
- a CDS encoding hypothetical protein (COG:S; EggNog:ENOG503P7N7) → MSTSKPSPPTRMLFRGSSSTLSAPEVSSVVVTAITFQPQDGTSSPASRSRTESVTSTPSSSFLSKGKSPLSLLSGPSTSGPSTSTTVIGSNHTSPPLSQPQPPAFPSLLQPQSQPHLPPPPSHHHPPPSVNNSSLQPPSRSSSHPFPVTAPPDPKAIDQARTALLATLSNYFDREITPRAQLLHQNNAAIEKQQSDLIKATQSLKKENDKLAKMADTYGKKVKEVGNVQNWAEMLEREFLILEDTLRRAKEGNTSDEEEEGNWTGSESCWSGSEDEGEGGWDRGEGEGTRPEEVPLPEPEPGEGGL, encoded by the coding sequence ATGTCGACATCGAAACCGTCACCGCCAACGAGGATGCTGTTCCGGGGTAGCTCATCGACGTTGTCAGCGCCGGAAGTGAGCAGTGTAGTCGTCACGGCGATCACTTTTCAACCGCAAGATGgcacatcatcaccggcgtCAAGATCACGAACCGAGTCTGTCACTTCcacgccgtcgtcgtcgttttTGTCAAAAGGGAAGTCACCTTTATCGCTCTTATCAGGACCCTCAACATCAGGACCCTCAACGTCAACAACCGTCATCGGCAGCAAccacacctcccctcccctctcacaACCACAGCCGCCGGCCTTTCCCTCGTTGTTACAACCACAATCCCAgcctcacctcccaccacccccgtcccatcatcaccctcccccttcagTGAACAACTcttccctccaacccccttcccgctcctcctcccaccccttccccgtcaCAGCACCCCCAGACCCAAAAGCAATAGACCAAGCccgcaccgccctcctcgccaccctcTCAAACTACTTTGACAGGGAGATTACCCCCCGCGCCCAGCTCCTACACCAAAACAACGCCGCCATCGAGAAGCAGCAGTCCGATCTGATAAAAGCGACCCAAAGCCTAAAAAAGGAAAACGACAAGCTCGCAAAGATGGCAGACACGTACGGGAAAAAGGTAAAAGAGGTGGGGAATGTGCAGAACTGGGCCGAGATGCTCGAGCGGGAGTTTTTGATACTGGAGGACACGCTGAGGAGAGCCAAGGAAGGGAACACgagtgacgaggaggaggaggggaactGGACGGGGAGTGAAAGTTGTTGGAGTGGGAGTGAGgacgaaggggaggggggttgggacaggggtgagggagaggggacaaggccggaggaggtgccgttgccggagccggagccaggagagggagggttatAA
- the MTR4 gene encoding ATP-dependent RNA helicase mtr4 (EggNog:ENOG503NV71; COG:A), whose amino-acid sequence MDDLFDVFEQQPRAPKKRKAPADQSQDVEMTDGTDHAASQADQSIKTEDASPAEEHHPQEISHGDMKRQKLEGEPEPAAPVMADSFQTAQSREVNAAAGFAPGEEGESIVLSHNIQHQVALPPDLDYEYIPLSEHKAPEEPARVYPFKLDPFQALSVASIERGESVLVSAHTSAGKTVVAEYAIAQCLKRNQRVIYTSPIKALSNQKYRDFQAEFGDVGLMTGDVTINPTASCLVMTTEILRSMLYRGSEIMREVAWVVFDEIHYMRDKTRGVVWEETIILLPDKVRYVFLSATIPNAFQFAEWIAKIHRQACHVVYTDFRPTPLQNYFFPAGGKGIFLIVDEKGNFKENNFQHAMNLIEANKGSDPADWSAKRKGKGKDKKTNKGGDAPNETADIAKIIRMIVKKKFQPVIVFNFSKRDCEQMALKSSHMKFNAPDEELMVDKVFENALQQLSDEDKNLAQITNILPLLRKGIGVHHSGLLPILKETIEILFQEGLIKVLFATETFSIGLNMPARTVVFTQVTKWDGVARRPLTSSEYIQMAGRAGRRGLDDRGIVIMMVDDKLDPDTAKSVVVGHQDRLNSAFHLGYNMILNLLRIEAISPEFMLERCFFQFQNAASVPQLEKELTALQEEKDAMLLPDESTVKDYYHLREQLKELTKDMTAVIHHPANCMEFMQPGRVIQIETPDGVNFGWGVLFDTVARKAPKHGESDYPPQEQYFCDVLLKLSKQSKSFNPAVRETSKKGGKFIMPEGQIPEQADEEAEWEVVPCLLSCVKSLSQLRVFLPKDVRSREEKENVGKSLLEIQRRFADGIPIMDPIENMNIRDDSFRKLLRKIEVLESRLLANPLHNSPLLPRLYEEFEAKTKLTEQIKEKRKAIGKAHTIAQLDELKSRKRVLRRLGFIDEKEVVQMKARVACEISSTEGHELLLAELLFNRFFNELTPEVTAAILSVFIFDEKVETDALKEELAKPFREVQAQAKIIAKVSAESKLDVNEEEYVNSLKWQLMETVMAWANGRPFAEISKMTNAYEGSLIRLFRRLEELLRQMAEAAKVMGSDELKDKFEAALGKIRRDIVSFNSLYL is encoded by the exons ATGGACGACCTATTCGACGTCTtcgagcagcagcctcgcgctcccaagaagcgcaaggccCCAGCCGACCAGAGTCAAGATGTTGAAATGACCGATGGCACCGACCATGCCGCTTCCCAGGCTGATCAGTCCATCAAAACCGAGGATGCATCGCCCGCCGAAGAACACCACCCGCAAGAGATTTCGCACGGCGATATGAAGCGCCAGAAGCTCGAGGGTGAGCCAGAACCTGCCGCGCCTGTCATGGCCGATTCCTTCCAGACGGCCCAGTCAAGAGAAGTCAATGCCGCTGCAGGCTTCGCTCctggcgaagagggagagtCTATCGTCCTGTCGCATAATATCCAGCATCAGGTCGCGCTCCCCCCTGACCTCGACTACGAGTACATCCCTCTTTCCGAGCACAAGGCTCCCGAAGAGCCTGCCCGAGTGTACCCCTTCAAGCTCGATCCCTTCCAGGCCCTGTCCGTCGCCTCGATCGAGCGCGGCGAGAGTGTGCTCGTTTCGGCTCACACATCTGCCGGCAAGACGGTCGTCGCCGAATATGCCATTGCGCAGTGTCTCAAGCGCAATCAGAGAGTCATTTACACGAGTCCCATCAAGGCCCTCAGTAACCAAAAGTACCGCGACTTCCAGGCCGagtttggtgatgttggtctCATGACCGGAGatgtcaccatcaacccaacCGCCAGTTGCTTGGTCATGACAACCGAAATTTTGCGATCCATGCTGTACCGAGGTTCCGAAATCATGCGCGAAGTTGCCTGGGTCGTCTTCGATGAAATCCATTACATGCGCGACAAGACTCGTGGTGTGGTCTGGGAAGagaccatcatcctccttcccgACAAGGTCCGATACGTCTTCCTGTCCGCCACTATTCCCAACGCCTTCCAGTTCGCCGAATGGATCGCCAAAATCCATCGTCAAGCCTGCCACGTTGTCTATACCGATTTCAGACCGACACCATTACAAAACTACTTCTTCCCCGCCGGTGGCAAGGGTATCTTCCTGATCGTTGACGAAAAGGGCAACTTCAAGGAGAACAACTTCCAGCATGCCATGAACTTGatcgaggccaacaagggctCCGATCCTGCCGACTGGAGCGCCAagaggaaaggaaagggcaaagacaagaaaaccAACAAGGGTGGCGATGCCCCGAACGAAACAGCCGACATCGCCAAAATTATCAGAATGATTGTCAAAAAGAAGTTTCAGCCAGTTATTGTTTTCAATTTCAGCAAGCGGGATTGCGAGCAGATGGCTCTCAAGAGTTCCCACATGAAGTTCAACGCGCCCGACGAGGAGCTCATGGTCGACAAGGTCTTTGAAAACGCCCTTCAGCAGCTGTCGGACGAAGACAAAAACCTCGCTCAAATTACCAAcattcttccccttctccgcaAGGGAATAGGTGTCCATCACTCCGGTCTCCTGCCTATCCTCAAGGAGACCATCGAGATTTTGTTCCAGGAGGGTTTGATCAAGGTGTTGTTCGCCACAGAAACATTCTCTATCGGCCTGAACATGCCTGCCAGGACCGTCGTTTTCACACAAGTCACGAAGTGGGACGGTGTAGCCAGGAGACCGCTCACCTCCTCCGAGTACATTCAGATGGCTGGCAGAGCCGGTCGTCGTGGTCTCGATGACCGCGGTATCGTCATTATGATGGTTGACGACAAGCTAGATCCTGATACTGCCAAGTCCGTCGTTGTCGGCCACCAGGACCGCCTCAACTCGGCGTTCCATCTTGGCTACAACATGATCCTCAACCTGTTGCGTATCGAGGCCATCTCCCCTGAATTTATGCTCGAGAGGTGTTTCTTCCAGTTCCAGAACGCCGCTAGCGTGCCCCAGTTGGAAAAGGAACTCACTGCTCtgcaagaggagaaggatgccaTGTTGCTCCCCGATGAGAGCACGGTGAAGGACTACTATCATCTCCGCGAGCAGCTTAAGGAGCTGACCAAGGACATGACTGCCGTCATTCACCATCCTGCCAACTGCATGGAGTTCATGCAGCCCGGTCGCGTCATCCAGATTGAGACTCCAGACGGCGTTAATTTCGGCTGGGGAGTCTTGTTCGACACTGTGGCCCGCAAGGCCCCCAAGCATGGCGAATCTGACTACCCGCCACAGGAGCAGTACTTCTGTGATGTTCTTCTCAAGCTCTCCAAGCAGAGCAAATCCTTCAATCCTGCAGTCAGGGAAACTAGCAAGAAGGGCGGCAAGTTTATCATGCCGGAAGGCCAGATTCCAGAACAAGCAGACGAAGAGGCGGAGTGGGAAGTTGTGCCTTGCCTCCTGTCCTGCGTCAAGTCTCTGAGCCAGCTCCGtgtcttcctccccaaggATGTTAGGTCAcgagaggagaaggaaaacgTCGGCAAGTCTCTGCTGGAAATTCAGCGCCGTTTTGCGGATGGGATCCCCATCATGGACCCGATCGAGAACATGAACATCAGGGATGACAGCTTTAGGAAGCTTCTCAGAAAGATCGAGGTCTTGGAGTCGAGGCTGCTTGCCAATCCCCTTCACAACTCGCCGTTATTGCCCCGGTTGtacgaggagtttgaggccAAGACCAAGTTGACGGAgcagatcaaggagaagaggaaggcgattGGTAAGGCTCACACGATTGCTCAGCTTGACGAGCTCAAGTCACGGAAGAGGGTGCTGCGGAGGTTGGGATTTATcgatgagaaggaggttgtgCAGATGAAGGCGAGGGTGGCGTGCGAGATTTCGTCTACGGAGGGGCATgagttgctgctggcggagTTGCTTTTCAATCGGTTCTTCAACGAGCTCACCCCAGAGGTTACGGCCGCCATCCTCAGCGTGTTCATCTTTGACGAAAAGGTTGAGACGGACGCGctgaaggaggagttggcgaAGCCGTTTAGGGAGGTGCAGGCTCAGGCGAAGATTATTGCCAAGGTCAGCGCCGAGAGCAAGTTGGATGTGAATGAGGAGGAGTATGTCAATAGCTTGAAGTGGCAGTTGATGGAGACGGTGATGGCTTGGGCGAATGGGAGGCCGTTTGCTGAGATCAG CAAAATGACTAATGCTTATGAAGGCTCCCTGATCCGGCTGTTTAGacggttggaggagctgcttAGGCAGATGGCTGAGGCGGCCAAGGTGATGGGGAGTGATGAGCTCAAGGATAAGTTCGAGGCGGCGTTGGGCAAGATTAGGAGGGATATTGTTTCTTTTAACTCTCTTTATCTCTAG